The region TAAATTTTCTCAAAGTGTGATGCCTTAAGTTTGACCAGATTATAATTTTTAGAGTGAAATTATTGGGAATTGTTTGATAATATAGTCAATCTTATGGAGATTATAGTCTATGGCAGCTGCTGTGTTGTAAGTTTTCAAACagtaataaagaataaaaaattcaaaccaTTTTTAAGTTGATAATAATTTCTAACAAAGAAAAATACCtacaaaaaaacataataaCTTCGTTCCCTAAAAGATgtcttacttttatttttaatttgttctactaaagatgttactcctatatttctatttttagaaaaaagttcactttcatattaatataatttttttttctccactTAATTAATTCACAAAACAAACTTTACTAAAATCTTGTGTCATCCAACAAGTGTGACATTTTTGTGGGACGAGGGGAGTATCTTTTAAAGGTACAAAAAGAGAAACACAATTaggaaaattttataaaaaaattacgaTTTAGGACACATAAGAAAGCATCTCCAAGTAGAAGacaaattatcttaatcttttgtTTTTCTGTAGGATGCTCCAATTTGGATCCCCTTATTTTATTATGACATCTACAATAAAGACATTTATTAAAGTGTTAGTGGTATAACTAAAAACACGTCAATAATTGCATTAAAATTGTTCAAAaccattatttttttatattgaatttaaaaccataattttttttttaaataagatGCCTACAAGTACATATCTGTTTACTATCACGATCTGAGAAACATAACTCATTTGTTAAACGCAATCACTAGAACAAActtaagtagtagtagtatattataaGAGTGCTCAAGATGCAATCACatgtattgattttttttgaaaaataactaaaattgaGGGTAAAAAAAACACGTTATTCAGCTGAAAATACGACTTTCAacttaactcactaaacattagCTTTTAAATTCATTCGCTAAAATAGAAGTGTCACACTTAATCCAGGACTGAGGAAATAAAtcattactctctccgtccccaaagaatatagACTTTGGGTTCAACAcggttttaattcaaaattggtaaagtaaaatagtgttatagagaaaaaataattaaagtattgttggTGGAAAATGGGTcatacctcattagagagaaaagtttttaaaattggaaagtgcatattcttgtgggacggactgagtataatttataatttacatTTAGGCATCGTTTGATAGCAAGTTATGTTTCGACTAGACATGATACAAATAGTGATAGTTATCATAGTTTCGATTGGTTAATTTATCTTGATTGAGTGTTTGGTAGCTAAGAATAATTGTGAGTTATCATATTTAGATGTTTGGTACAACAAGTTacaaataaagataaaaattagAGTTGTCGAAATTATcctcattaatttaatttaatgattaatATATACCCATGTTGCCTTAATTTTGGATGGTTTTGGCAATTTGTAGACGATGAAAAATATCCAAGCATACCATTTGTTATTATATAAAATGCTAAAAATGGAGTACATAATAAATTTAATCATAacttaaatatttcatttttttaattttattatataatttaatgtatatgaaaaatattcaagcatatcatttcttattacgtaaaaaatgctaaaaataagaaattaaataatatttgttacttttatttttattatatatcttATGTAACTAAAAATACCCAAGCATACCATAATTTAGCATTTCTCATCATACATTAATTATATGAATAATTAcgtagtttaatttttttatgatattatTGCATATCATTAAGtacattaattattatttgttatattgaaatataattaaagtatgTATTTGTATAAAATATAGTGTATACAAATGGGTAGTTACATTGTTGCTTGAAATATAGGCTTTTAAGTGGGCTTTTTCCGGGCCAAATATAAAACACGGGTCATGCGGATTtgtaacatagctaccaaataCACAATTAAACCCGGATAAGTCCTTCTATCTAActgtaacatagctaccaaacggcCACTTAAGTGTGCTATTAAAGTAGGGAAATCTCAAAGAGAAAGAATCTTACAAATTTTAACAGCGTTTTATGATCTGGCGCTTGACATGAGTTGATTTGCTACAATTATTTGAACACTGATTTTAATTTATCaatatagtataaaaaaaatatacaaacttAAGAAAGAAAATCGGTGCTCATTAACTAAATTAGTAGTCATAACATTATTAACTCTTTAAATGCTAAATAACCTATTTTCTTACTTTAATGTAAGCTAATTATAGTTATCAACGTGaacttttaattattgtacaatTATTTAACAACAATTAGTTATcactttaaatttatattccgCCAGGCGCCAGCCGTGAATGGTCTCTTCTTAATTAACTTGTAGATTTGCCAAACCTATATACACATTATTCATCTACTTGTTTCTTTATCTTGGAAATCTGAAAACCATGATTTATAATATAACATAAAAtattattcaataaaaatacaaattaaatacCCTTGGCGTATCATGACCTTTACACCTACCAAGGAAAAATACTCATATCATAAGCTTTACAGCTTGCCGAATGTTTGTCCCCAAGACTATGTACTATATTATACTAATTGAATATCATACTAATATTTTTCTTACATTACACAAAATCTACAATAtagtattaataaaaatgattgcatttggccaaaagccattcactgttttttttttcatacagAAGAAAAGCAAATAGGCCTGTGTttgaaccaatgtttcgatcagtATATTTCGTTGGATTCACGTGCGATTGTCAACCCTAGTGTATatatatttctcttttattctttttccaCAAATACTAGTTCCCTTTTGATTGCATAAGCCAAATCATAATAAAAGCCATTTCTATTTGATCGCCTTTTAAATTGGCTCAGCCTCTTTCAGTTCCCATCATCTATTCTTCTCATTCCTTTaactctcactctctctctctctgatctATCTATGGAGTTAGCTTTGAGCTTGGGTGATACACCGAAGCCCTTTTCGTTTCTTGAAAAACCCCAGAAAATTCATAGCAAAGATTTAGGGTTCTGCATGTCTACCGGAAAAGTGAGTTCCGACGGCGGCGAGAAGAGTAATAAAAGCGACGAGAGCCGGTTCTCCGACGGTCCGATTTCATCAGATCCACCGGTTCAGCTAGATCTTCTCCCATTCTCTCCGGTTCAAAGAAGCCACCCCTCTTCAAACAAGCTTCCTTTCCCTTGGCTCAAAGATAAATGTAAATACTactgtatgtgtgtgtgtgtgtgtgtgtgcgcttTTCTGAATTTGTTCGGTCAATTAATCAATCAAagccttcaatttttttttatttccacaGTGGGAGAGGGGGGAAGAAAAGGCGACGACGGCAGCGGAGATCATGAAacgacggcggcggcggtgtCATCTCCAAACAGCGCGGTGTCATCGTTTCAGGTGGATTTCTCCATGTTCCGAAGCGCGAGGGGGAAGAGAGACTTCGAGCAATTATCAGGCTTTAACAGCGAAGCAGAAGGCGATCGCGGCGGCGCAGGAAGCGACGATGAGGAAAACGGCTTGGCCAGAAAGAAACTCCGACTCACCAAAGACCAGTCCGCTTTCCTCGAAGAAAGCTTCAAAGAGCACAACACCCTCAACCCCGTATGTCTGTCTttgtatatttcattttttcctagtaagtatattttatgtagtaatttaaattgattGTGGTCTCAAAATATACATATGCAGAAGCAGAAGCTAGCACTAGCGAAACAATTGAATCTCCGAGCTCGGCAAGTTGAGGTGTGGTTCCAAAACAGAAGAGCAAGGTAGTAATGTTTGAGCCCTTCTTGgtgtgaagaagaagaataaagCAAAGAGTTTCTTGAATCTCGTGAGTAAATTAAATGTGACAATAATTTGGTAACATTTATGATATTTTGGCAGGACCAAATTGAAACAGACAGAGGTAGATTGTGAGTATTTAAAAAGGTGTTGTGAGACGCTGACAGAAGAGAACAGGAGGTTGCAAAAAGAGCTCCAAGAATTAAGAGCTCTTAAAGCTTCTCAGCCATTTTACATGCAGCTCCCAGCCACCACCCTCACCATGTGTCCTTCCTGTGAAAGGGTTgtcaccaccaccgccaccaccgccaccaccgccaccacctccacctccaccgccgcctTTTCACTCTCGCCACCTTCTTGATGATCAGTAGTTGGTAGTTGAAGACTAGCTAGCTAGGGATGATAGTTGATgattaattcatttaaaaaaaacacgatTATGTTTCTAGTTTGTTTAATTGCTTTTTTGGGCCTTGAATTTTCTTTCTTGTGTATATATACGtggggttttttttaatttaattaaatattttcttgttTCTAATCATGGTTTTTCTGATTTGTAGCGCTAGCTTGACTATTAAAAATTTGGCAGCCCTCGTAATTTGACCGAGCGTGGGAAATGAGCTTTCTGATTTTATGGTTTAATACAAAAATTTTCTTTGTAATTGTAATGACTAATGACACATCtggaaaatttatttaattgccTTCACGCGCCTTGTCTGAATGCTGGTTTATATAATACAGTAAGATTTTGAATATTGAGTTCGGATTACGTTGGTTGGTGGTGTCTTATACTACTATATGATGTCTTGTTGTCTTTTATTCATTAATGTAGGAGTATATAGATTTGAAAATGTCAAATTTGAACTGGAAATGAATTCGAGCATAAATTGATTGTTAGTGTATGTTTGAAATTGAAAACATTAACCGAATCTTGGATGACAAAAATATTCAGTCATCTGACGATTTTAATGTGACttttatagaaataaaaatgaatttactACTATTAgagcttttaattatgttacTCAGAGAGAAATGTACTCCACTTGATTAATGAATTAACAAACTATGAAATGTTACGCAGTTAAGTGACTCAATTATGAGGCATGGTGATTTATTTGGCGTGAGAGAATATTATTTTCAAGAGTTTAATGGagaaatgaatgatgatgatgatgattatgaTGAAGTGAAATGAGTGCTAACTAATGTTGTATGATTTCAATAATCACTAATCAAGCCATGACAATATGATGATAGTGTTATAATATTGCAATAAACAAACATATCATGAATTTGGGGTAGCCAATTAGTTAGACGATTTTCAATGTTTAAAAGTTCTCCAAATGAAAAACACAATTTTAAAACCGGAAAAATTTACAAtataattttcacataaaactaGTTATTTTCATGGTATATTGTGTTCATTCGTTCCATTTTGTTAACTCTCTGGTAAATTGCATTaaatttacttttttctttcaatATATGGGTAATTCTAATGAAATTGGACTGTAATAAATTCCATGTGGTAGCATGATAGCATCATTATTTCTCATTAAAAACAGTTAGAACTTGTTTGCTCACACATTATTTTCAGCAaagaaattcaaatttcaaaaggGTTTCCGCAGGTCTACTAAAATTATTATGTCACTCATGTATACaagacaatttttttttgtaataacAATTTGACGAGGTAATTAAGTCGAATATAAAGTACCGACACTTTATCTTATTCCAATATAATATTACATTATTGGATTAGATAATATGCACGTCATCTGTTTACAAGTTAGTACCAGTCGAAATAAACAAGAGAACAATTCATACATGATTTCATTTACACATAAAAATTTAGTACAAAGCCAAGAACTATATATTTTATCCTATATTGCAAATCAGTTATTCCTAAACGTGATGTGATCTTCTAAATATTCAACATAGCTCATTTAATAATTATGATTACGTGACTTGTTTGTGAAGGAAATATTGACACAACACATTAGgtccttaaaaataaaattaaaaaaagtacattgaTTTGCATCAAATCATTTAATTACACCGCCAATAAAAATGTCAAATACTAGTTTTTTATGGAATGTATAATTGTCAACACACCATTTTTATGCCTTTTCGATTGTCAACTATTAATTGATACTCCTACTAGACTACTAGCTAGTTCTACTGTTTATTCGTATAAGATTAAATGAATAATCAACTATTTTTAATGTGGTTTACTATAAATTTAAATCGATTTGACCAATTTGATTACGGTACCCCTTGAATCTAGATAAATAACACTTTCATATGTAACTATTGTAGTATAATCAAACATTAAAATGTATGCTAAGgtgtaattattattattgagttaCTGCCTTGATGCAGTCCAGACATCATATATACACATGTACTGATACCTTGACATTAATTATCGCTAACCTAAAGTTGTGTCTTACATAATACGAATGATTGCTCCATGGAAATGATTTTGTCTGTATTTATGTTATATAGTCAGAGATGTAGACAAATGCATCAACGTTGCAACAGGTTGACATCATTAATaagttcattatttttatttatatattaatattgtaGAGACATAATTGATGATATATTAGCCAATTAGTTATTGTGCACAATAGTTTAATGTATACAACCAAATGTGTGTATAGTTATGCATATACCAATTTATTCTTCCAAAAAATGTATACATAACTATACTATCCGATAATAGAAGCGAATGCACAAGTCATTTAGTGATGAATAACTATACTATACCAGTCATAGTATTTGTCAAACTGTGGAAAATTTCTAAAACAGTCAAACTATTTTATCGTTTATTTCTAATTTGTCTCTTACTCTATAATTTATTTATGCCCACTAAAACTACGGCATCTTCCACTTAAATTAAGCCAACTGTATGCAATTGATCTGATATTGAGTACTACTATTCTTTAATAATGTCATATACCATATTTTTTCGTTTAAAAAGTACACTCATCAATGAGTTAAGACAGCAAGTATCTAAAGTAAAGAAagacaaataatataaaatggTTAAGAATAGAATAATCATTGTACATTATTTCTGTAGCAAATGGGAAAGTATAAGCTTTAACCTGCCTCCCCACCATTTTCCGCATATAAACATACACTAGAGTAAGAATGTCTTCCTCCAAAAAGATACCAACTCCATCAATTTCATACAAACAACATATTTACCatgtgtatatgtataatgtaacTGTTTATTCTCATCAAGTAAGCCATGAGAGGAGTGTAATGCACCTTTCTTTAGGCTCATCTCGCTGTTGTATTATCACAGCGCCCTCTTCATGTAACAATATTTACTGGACTTCATCGGGTGGGAACTCGTGCTCGTCTCCATAGACGACCACGAGGAGCTGGCTGTGGCTCTGATCCAGCGATTTCACGTGTTTTACTTACGACCTTTTCTGTTGTTGCCACTGTCTCTGTTTCACCAATAGTTCTGCATACAAGATCTCGTTCCAGGTATCGGGCACGCCTGGGAGGCACCAGTGGCTGCAGTCTTGAAAATGCAACGGCTTTATCTTCTCCTCATCGGACATGTGTTGTTTCCGGTATATCGATGGGTGGCCATCCTTGCGGTAATCTGTCATTCTGGTGACGTTCAGATAAGTAACTTGAGTTTTTTTCATCCCTTTCAACACCTTCTCCAAAACAGTCATCTTTGAGGGATATGGTGCGAGATAGGTATCGTTCTTTATTGGCTCCGTCTCGTGGTCACATTGCCCGCCAGAGTTCCACTGGCCACCACTGCAGCAAGATATTGTAATGAGACGGGACCATATACAACGAAAGATAAGTGGAAAATTGAAGTTTTAAAATGGCTCATCAAGCAGTATTGTGTAACACTTAATTTGATCTCATCTTAAGACATGATGTGTCATAAACAAGTATACAAAGCATAACTATAAATGGCTGAACAATATTGCAACAATATAGTGGTTGTGACAAACTTCGATCTAATCTTATAACGCGTTGTAACATACACAAAATTGCAAGAAAGCATATCATATCACTCACCAGCATTTGTCATTTTGCTGACTTATTTATTTCGAATCAAATCAATTAATTGAGACACATCATCATCAATCAACTCTCAAGCCAACAACTAAACTATTTCATCATCACTTGTAAGTTTGTATTGTACCTGAAATGAGATGCGGAATAGCCTCTGAAGAATACAAGTGATTTCTTGGGATTAACATTGGAATCTACCCATCTTCCCCAGGTCGTTAAAGCTTTGCGGAAAGCCTCATGAACATCAAGATCACTATACACATGGCTGCCTTCCTGATAATAGTCCTTcctaaaacattcaagaatcaTTTAGCACGTATTCGAATATTTACCAACGTAAAATCCACTACGATCAAAGTTACTACAGAAATTTACCCCAAGGAAGTTTTGTCGTGAGTCCACCAATGCCCTGTGTTAAACACAATGATATCTGCATCCTTATATTCACTGGCACCTCTGCTGAGTAAATCAAGTCGAAGAGTCTCCTTCTTCGCGCCATTCTTTCCAGTTACTTCCCATTCTTGAACCAAGAATGGAGACACAAAAAACTCCACTTTGCATTTGTAATCCTATGAAAGATCACAAAAGTTATTACAATATAACCGTGAACGAGATTAACTAGATCAAGACTAGAACACATTCTGTTGAAGATGAAACCAAGGATTTTGCTGTTGAAACTTACTTCAAACACAAAGGAATATGAAGCTTCTTCTCGAAAATGATGGCGACCGAATTCTTCATAAACCTTCTTCTTATCTTTCACGGAGTTCCTCAGTATGCAAATAAGGGATTCCCACATGTTCCTATTTAAAGAATCACCAACAAAAACTAATCTTTTTCCTCTCAACATCTCCAACATATGGCTTCCATCCAACCTAATTATTCAAAATCAGCAAAATTAGTTTGGATAAATCACTACAACAAATCGATCATACACCACAGCTTTCTATTCTCATATCATCAAACAACTCGAATTCGCAACTAATATCAATCAACTAAAAGCAAGAAAGTATACTCAAAcagaaaaaatggaaaaaagaacCTCATTTTTATCACAAATTAGAGTAAGAATCATCGATATACCTCGGAAGAGTGCAGCCCTTGGGCTTCCATTTGAGCTTGTAGTAGTCATTATCAGGTCTTCCATTGCGGAAACAGTTGAATTGCTCATCAATCAGAGCACAAGAACCAGGCTTGTACAGTGGATACGAGTCATCTTTCACCCAATTTCCATCAAACAAATCGCAATTCATCAAAGATTTAATCAAATCACCCGTCCCCTTCTCCTGAGCATTTGTGCTATTGTTCTGCTTCTTCATCAGAGAAGAAGTTAGATTCTTGGGCACACCCTTTTCCGCAATTCCCTTTTCACCATTTGCAGAGACGTTCTTGGCTCCGGATGAAGATTCCGGCGATGAATTAGCCTTGGTGTTAGCTAGGTCGGGAGATTTTGTGGCCGGAATTACGGTCTGATTTGGCTTCAAGACTCCAGCTTCATCTTGAATTTGAGTTTGATTTTGCTTCGAGGCTTCAACCTTATCTTGAATTTGAGTCTGATTTTGCGCCAAGACTTCAACTTTTTCTGGAATTTGAGTCTGATTTTGCTTCGAGACTTCACTTTCACGACTGGAAGTTTGATTCACTTGAGATTTCTCTGGTGAATTGGTGGAATTAGTTGGGTTAGAGACTTCGACTTGATGAGGTGGAAAATGGGTAGATCCGGCATTCTGGGGCAGTGTAGAATTCGGTGAGGAAGAATTTGGGAAAAAATAGCCATAAATTGAAGAGAAATGAGATTGATCTGAAGATGCATTAGTGGTGGAGGGGAGAGTGAAAATGTTAGTGAACCATGGGGAAGAGGAGGTTGAAGAAGGGGTAAAAGCAAGGAAAATGGTGAAGGCGATGAAGACAAAGACGAAGGCGTAAGCAAAACCGATGGTTTTTCTAGTTCTAatgattgagaattgagatttgAACTCTGAGAATAAGTTGCCGCCATTAATGGGTGCGGGTGCGTACTTGGCTATATCTGCCATGCGTGTTTTTGTGCAATTTTCCCAGAAATTGAGTCACTATTCTTTCCAGAGAGAGTACTGTGTTCACTTGCGTGAAGACTCTTGACTCTTGTAattgagtgagagagagagaagtggagAAGAAAGAAGTCGGTTGTGAGGACTCTTTTAGATAGCGTGCTGTCTCTCAGTCTCTGTGCAATGTGTGTGTGAGAGGGAGAAGATAATGTGGTGAGGACTGTTGTCTCTTTGTGAGTGTGTTTCAATGCGCGAGAGAGAGGAACAAGGCCGTCAATGAGTGTCATGTAAaaccaataaaattaaaaattcattacAGTCTATGATTAACATTAAGTTATGTGACTCTGTAACTGTAACTAACTTCAGATGCATCAGCAACAGTAAGACGTGGAGAAAATAACGGACAATTTTACTCatacaaaaattataaatatacttTTGAATGTTCTATTCTAATCCACTACTACATTTTGTAAAACTCCATATCAtggaattttatattaatttgtaATGATGAGATCTGACCAAATACCATGTTTAATAATgcacaaaaaaatagaaattgttttacattaatttaaattctATACGGAAATGAATATAGAGCCAAACCAAAATAAGCACACTTTCTCTCCCCAAAACAGAGGTTAATTGCAGAATTGCCACCACCGTCAGGCTAGCTCTTTGACAACTCACCGCTACGATTCGTCCACGTGTACGTGTGACCCCCTGTCGCATTCCATGGAATCTCTGCTCACCCTGTCCCGTGTCATTaaattctcattaaaaaaataataaaaaatatttatatacagTTGGAAATTTCAATGGAAATCAATGCATGGCTGAATAGTTAGTACTTTATCTATCTACCGTACATGTTGCCTAATACTTTTCCAAAATACTCAAATAGAAATACAAATTAATACTGTATTTCTACTTCAATTTCGAATTATTGATATTGATCATTTAATACTCCTAGAATGGAAATACAAATTAATACTGTATTTCTACTTCTATTTCCAATTATTGATATTGATCATTCAACACTGATAGAAATAAGGGGCGGATCCAcggggcaaatgcccctccttAAATATTTTAACATATGTTATTTTCTGATTCAATTTTgcaaattttttgatttttttttagatTTGGTCTTTCTCAAATTTTCCTAACATAAAATTTGCCCTTTATATTTCTAGATCTGCCTGTGTGTAGAAAGTTGGGTAGGaattgtttatttgaaatgttttgaCTAGTCCAGCTCTGCTTAATAATTTAAGGTTAGGAATTTAAGTGGATAGTTGAATAATACAGTacagaatttaaataattgatgAGAGACTATAAAGAGAGAAGGGGGGATAATAAGTAAAGGAAGGGTGATTAAAGTGAATTAGGTATGCCGTATTAGGTATACTTTTTTGTCATGGGGTGTGAGGGGAATCATTAATGTCTTTTTATTTCATACCAAAACataaacaaaatgtaaagtAATTAGAAAAAAAGAGTCATTAGCCTTTACCATTGTATTGACGTAACACGTGTTCTACTCCGTACATACGAaggtgaaaaagaaaatattagcACCAACAACTCGTACACTAAATTGTtggagtgtccacaatggtggccttcAAAGGTCACCGtttgtggcccggccaccaaTTGTGGCTCCCATGTAACCTTTGTAATGGCAAATGTAAAAAAGTCAATACAAATTAaaagggccaccaaatgtggccctctaaaatgttaatttttttttgcttttttttaatgttattaaattttagtagattaataatttagataataaaaataatttaataaagagagaagtagagaCAAATTTTCGTCGTACTATTAATAGGGGAAAATTCTACaacgaaaatattttaaaaacacaacataataataaaaagaaaaaaacgccACCGCTTCctactcggtggcgtcatcggaatccggcacatcttcttcacctcctccaccgccgccgacaCCGGCCCCACTGCCGCTTGCTTCGCCCGTCGCCGACCCATCGGAGAAGCCCAACTTCGACCTCAACCTAAGAATGAGGTCGTAGTACATCATCTTGGTGATAGGGTCCGTCGACTTCTCGTACAAGGACAAGTTATCCTGGAGTTGCTTCATCATATGCACCTCCAGTGTTTGAGTCAACGCTGCGGTCGGTGTTGAAGGGTGCGGTGTCGCCACGTTCGCCCGAGAGACTTGGGAAGCGGATCTAGCTTCCCGGATGGCGGATTGTTGGCCCTGCTGGCGCTGGCGCCTCGACATTGTCGAGGGGGGCTCATCCCTCACATCGTCATTCAGGTCGAATGCACGTGAGTCGGTACCACTGCTGTACGTGCCGTCGGCCCCGATTTGTGTCCGCTTCCCAGTAGGACCGGTCTCATCGTCGCAGATCGCCTTGAATTGAGGGGAGTCTCGGAGAAGCATgtattcattccagtaggtgaacttggGCCAGCTTCACAGCAAATGTCGGTCTGATCCGTGCCGATGACCGGATTCGTCGTGACCGCCTCCCAAGCCCGCGCAACAGCGAGGGATTCGTCGTCGTTGAACTCGCCGCCACGCCGATcaccaccgcctcggccaccgcCGGCTCTCTGTCTCCACCTCGCCCGCCGCCGGAGGGCCCATGCTCTCTGCCGCC is a window of Salvia splendens isolate huo1 chromosome 3, SspV2, whole genome shotgun sequence DNA encoding:
- the LOC121793565 gene encoding homeobox-leucine zipper protein HAT14-like — encoded protein: MELALSLGDTPKPFSFLEKPQKIHSKDLGFCMSTGKVSSDGGEKSNKSDESRFSDGPISSDPPVQLDLLPFSPVQRSHPSSNKLPFPWLKDKLGEGGRKGDDGSGDHETTAAAVSSPNSAVSSFQVDFSMFRSARGKRDFEQLSGFNSEAEGDRGGAGSDDEENGLARKKLRLTKDQSAFLEESFKEHNTLNPKQKLALAKQLNLRARQVEVWFQNRRARTKLKQTEVDCEYLKRCCETLTEENRRLQKELQELRALKASQPFYMQLPATTLTMCPSCERVVTTTATTATTATTSTSTAAFSLSPPS
- the LOC121794340 gene encoding protein trichome birefringence-like, producing the protein MADIAKYAPAPINGGNLFSEFKSQFSIIRTRKTIGFAYAFVFVFIAFTIFLAFTPSSTSSSPWFTNIFTLPSTTNASSDQSHFSSIYGYFFPNSSSPNSTLPQNAGSTHFPPHQVEVSNPTNSTNSPEKSQVNQTSSRESEVSKQNQTQIPEKVEVLAQNQTQIQDKVEASKQNQTQIQDEAGVLKPNQTVIPATKSPDLANTKANSSPESSSGAKNVSANGEKGIAEKGVPKNLTSSLMKKQNNSTNAQEKGTGDLIKSLMNCDLFDGNWVKDDSYPLYKPGSCALIDEQFNCFRNGRPDNDYYKLKWKPKGCTLPRLDGSHMLEMLRGKRLVFVGDSLNRNMWESLICILRNSVKDKKKVYEEFGRHHFREEASYSFVFEDYKCKVEFFVSPFLVQEWEVTGKNGAKKETLRLDLLSRGASEYKDADIIVFNTGHWWTHDKTSLGKDYYQEGSHVYSDLDVHEAFRKALTTWGRWVDSNVNPKKSLVFFRGYSASHFSGGQWNSGGQCDHETEPIKNDTYLAPYPSKMTVLEKVLKGMKKTQVTYLNVTRMTDYRKDGHPSIYRKQHMSDEEKIKPLHFQDCSHWCLPGVPDTWNEILYAELLVKQRQWQQQKRS